TAGTACCACCTGGAGACCTTGCACCCTTGTCAAGAGAGGGATCACACTACGATTAACTGGGTGTTGAGTAGCAGAAGGAACGCTATCTTTCTTAACATAGCGGTCgcaaacttgaagatacGGGAGCACACTCAGTGTAGTTCCAGGAGAATCATCGCTGCTGTTAACCAACAATGCACTGTCCTCCTCGCTGGTACTGGCTGACGTCGTTGCTGAACCGCCAGAGACATGCCCTACCTTCGCTCGCTTCACTGGCGGTTCGCTTGGTGAAGGCGTTCCAGGTGGACTGCTGGGTATGTGCTTGCCATCCGTATGTTGAGCGGGGGTAGTGACCGGCAGGGCCTTGAAGAGTGTGGTCGGGTGGGTCCGGAACCTTTCGGAGGAGTAGCCAGAATGTGAACTTGTGTCGCTATTTGACCCTGAAGGTAGTGACGACTTTCTCGTAGATAATGTTCTCGGCAGTTGCTTGGCCTCAAACACCTACCACTGGCTCTTCTTCAGTATGGGAAACTCCACcatttttggaaacacCCGCTCGGCAAATTCAACTGAGCGGAGGTTCGTCGAGTTGTAGTTCCCACAGCAGCCCAcatgtttttttggtttaGCCCGTAGAAATGGTTCAGCTGTGGAGTTAAGCATCCGGAGATTACAGTCGCCGaagtaccaccaccactagAGGACGACCAAAGGACCGCATACAATCCTTCTCCTCGTATCCTCCCGGCAGCTTGGACAAATTCGTCGATTTGGGAGAGATAAtttacaagaacaacaaacTCTAATTTATGCACATCGATACCCTCTGCCACGTCTTTTGTACCGATGAAAACCCTTTTTAACGGATCCTCGGTAAACATTTGCATGGTATATTCCTGATCTGCATCGCTGAGTTGTTCATTAATGGAAAGTGGACCGTGTGCGCGTAGATTCCTCGTTAGTACATCTACCTGTTCCCCTTGTGCAGCAAACCAATATAATCTTTGAGGCTTCTTCGGAGGCCATAAATTGATTCACCAGTACTTGAGCCCTCTCCAGGCACGCCTCAGGCAAAACACACCCCCAAACCACTTGATAGAATTGGCCAGCGGCAGTTTGTGTACCAGGTCGTGGACATAGCATTGTTCACCCAGTGAAGGTTCCGTAGTTAACGGCATCTCGAATCCTAATCTCTCTAGAGCGGTCGCAAACCCCTGGCACCCTAAAGTGCTGGAGAGCACCAGAACCTTCCATGCCAGTTGAAGTTTGATCCTGCCAATCGATTCGTAAGATCCTGGGCGGATGCTAAACTCTGTTTCGAAGTTTTGAAACTCATCAATTACAACCAGGCCGAGAATTGTTTTCTTGGAAGTGCCGTACCAGTTGTTGACTAGTCTCTTGCAAAAAGCAGTTCCCATATCGTGAAACGCCCCGACATATACATCAGCGGACAGTGcgtcctcttcaacattCAATCGATTCCTCCACAGCTCAGCTACATCCGCTACTTCTAACAAACCCTTGGTTTTTAAACGGGTAATCATATTggtcttcaaaagaatGCGAGGCACGAACACAAAAGACATCACCTCAATTCCGaattcctcttcttcaaagcaatCAACGAAATATGGAACAACGTTGTCTTTCCGAAGCCTGGAGGGCCTGCACTGGGACTAGTTTGTCCATACCGAGGTATACCTCGCTGGTCACCTCCTGTTACCCCTTTCGAAACTGAAACATTCCTGTGTAGAGCAGTCTACCTACGGGGATCATGCCTCGTATGGATCCATGAAAGCGATATTCGGGCTTAGTGCTGTCCTCCTCTGCCACTGCCACAACATCTGTTGTCATTTCAAGCCCTAGGAACGTATGCCACGCCAGTGTTATCTTGACGTTAACATCGGATTCAGAGCTCTCGTTTTGGCTGATGAGAGATTCGGGTACCGTATTGACTGGATCACTAGTGGTGTCCGTGTTCCCATCGTGCTCCTCAATAGCATTGGAGACGTGCATCATTTCTTCGACATTTGAGTTCTTGCGCATGAAGTAACTGATCCCAAGACGGAGCTCCTTGTAGCTTAGACGTTCCTCTTTATGGACTGAACAGGGAAACTGTATAGcctttttttcaaactccTTGCACCTCAGTAACTCTCCAGAAAGCACGTCAGCAAATAAAAAGATGTGAAGCACTTGCTGAGAATAATCTCTGCCCGAAAGCTGTCCACCAGCACTATTCTCCGTGTCATCAGAGTGAGCCTCGACCACCAATCCCATTTCACTGTTGAGATTGCAGGACATGCCCGCAAAATCAGGACCGACCACCTTATTGCGCATTGGGATGAGCATCACCGTGTAGTAGAACAAGTAATTGGAGGTTATCGCGTCAGGCAGCTTGGTTGATCTCTAAGGTACGTCGGGCGGATCTCCAGACAGCGGATGGCTGCATCAACGTAGAGGTTCCGGTTCTTACCAGAAAACTGTAAACGACAATCTGTGTAAACCGGTACGGTCCAGCTGCCGCGATATATATCATCCACACAATAGCACGAGCGCAGATGTTGATGAGACCGTAAAACCTTTTTCCTTTCATGAGCAGATACTGCTTGCCTCTTGCACGGGAGCGCATCTGCCGCGGTGTTTTCTACAAAGAGTTGACGAATCGACAGTTCCTTGGTCCTCGGAAACATCGATGGTCCGGTCCCTGAGCAATCGGCGCGCAAGAAAGTCCACGGTCAGAACATTATTGAAAAGCTCTCTAGGATCCCGCATTGCATTGTTGAACTCGCGCTGGTGGTCGCTGTACAGTTCCACAAGGTACTCGTTCGATAGCTTCTTGTCTCCCACGGTGCACTGGAAGGGTCCGAGGTCTTTGACCACTTTGCTTTCCCTCTTCAGCTGGTCGCACAGTAGAGAGTGCGTCTTAGTAAGCGACACCCACGCCTGCGATCTTTTACCGGTGAATACGTTGCTAATATCCTCGTTATCGTGCAAGGTTTTTGGGTACTGAGCAGCAAACATTATCCATGCCTGCACGGCATGCAGTACGCGGCGGAGGTCCTCTACGCTAATAAATACTGAGCGTTCGTCTGTTGTCTTTTGGTAATTAAAAGCGGCGAGTTGCACCAAAAAAGCGAAGTACTTTGCGTAGCGAGCGTCAGTGACAATCTCCGACCAGTACTGTGCGTACGTTTGTTTAAACTCTCCTGTAATCTGCAATCCGATCCACAAGTCAAAAACTGGCACTGGCTTTGAAAGTCCCGTTGCGTGGCTGAGCATGTGCGCTACTGAGTCGTAGTACAAAAACGGCGACACTAGTTGAGCGTATTCCTTTTGAGTGTGTAGTGGATATTTGGGTGGAAACTCACTAGTCTGTTCGTGGAACACGCACCAAGTGTGCCGTACATTCATGCCTGAGTGAACGTTAGAATAGCATCCAGTGAACAAATCATAGACGGCAGTGCTGACGTCCTCTCGCAGGTTCCCGTACGCGGTGAGCAACTTCAGGTCTTGGGACAACGACACGGGCtgaagtttcaaaattctaTTAAAGAATCCACTTAAATTCTGATCATCAATACCCTTTCTGAATTTGGGCAGAGCGTAGGCTTTAATGTTGCTGTCATCGATACGGTACTAGTACTTTGCCTTTTTGGACATAGGCTTGACGCGGACCACCGGAATCTCAAACGACGcatc
The genomic region above belongs to Huiozyma naganishii CBS 8797 chromosome 2, complete genome and contains:
- the KNAG0B00100 gene encoding uncharacterized protein, which produces MSFVFVPRILLKTNMITRLKTKGLLEVADVAELWRNRLNVEEDALSADVYVGAFHDMGTAFCKRLVNNWYGTSKKTILGLVVIDEFQNFETEFSIRPGSYESIGRIKLQLAWKVLVLSSTLGCQGFATALERLGFEMPLTTEPSLGEQCYVHDLVHKLPLANSIKWFGGVFCLRRAWRGLKYW
- the KNAG0B00105 gene encoding uncharacterized protein, which gives rise to MNVRHTWCVFHEQTSEFPPKYPLHTQKEYAQLVSPFLYYDSVAHMLSHATGLSKPVPVFDLWIGLQITGEFKQTYAQYWSEIVTDARYAKYFAFLVQLAAFNYQKTTDERSVFISVEDLRRVLHAVQAWIMFAAQYPKTLHDNEDISNVFTGKRSQAWVSLTKTHSLLCDQLKRESKVVKDLGPFQCTVGDKKLSNEYLVELYSDHQREFNNAMRDPRELFNNVLTVDFLARRLLRDRTIDVSEDQGTVDSSTLCRKHRGRCAPVQEASSICS